In Nothobranchius furzeri strain GRZ-AD chromosome 18, NfurGRZ-RIMD1, whole genome shotgun sequence, a single genomic region encodes these proteins:
- the gng2 gene encoding guanine nucleotide-binding protein G(I)/G(S)/G(O) subunit gamma-2, whose protein sequence is MASNNTASIAQARKLVEQLKMEANIDRIKVSKAAADLMSYCEAHAKEDPLLSPVPASENPFREKKFFCSIL, encoded by the exons ATGGCGAGCAACAACACGGCCAGCATTGCACAGGCCAGGaagctggtggagcagctgaagaTGGAGGCCAACATTGACAGGATAAAG GTGTCTAAAGCAGCAGCAGACCTGATGTCTTACTGCGAAGCCCATGCCAAAGAGGACCCTCTGTTATCACCAGTGCCAGCATCAGAGAACCCGTTCAGGGAGAAGAAGTTCTTCTGTTCCATCCTGTAA
- the dusp23b gene encoding dual specificity protein phosphatase 23: MASSPPHNFSWVEPGKLAGLARPSMPCEYRYLLDNGIKHLVCLCERKPPQHDSCPELKLHHIKIADFTPPSPTQIDTFLSIVEDANSKGEGAAVHCMHGHGRTGTMLACYLVKKRKISGIDAINEIRRMRPGSIETHEQEKSVVQFYQRSK; this comes from the exons ATGGCCTCCTCTCCTCCACACAACTTCTCCTGGGTGGAGCCAGGTAAACTGGCTGGACTGGCAAGGCCCAGCATGCCGTGCGAATACCGCTACCTGCTGGATAATGGGATCAAGCACCTGGTTTGTCTGTGTGAGAGGAAACCACCTCAGCATGACTCATGTCCGGAGCTGAAGCTTCACCACATTAAGATAGCAGACTTCACTCCTCCATCTCCCACTCAGATTGACACATTTCTCTCAATTGTAGAAGATGCCAACTCAAAAGGAGAG GGTGCGGCGGTTCATTGTATGCACGGCCATGGAAGAACAGGGACCATGCTGGCCTGCTACTTAGTCAAGAAGAGGAAGATTTCTGGGATCGACGCCATCAACGAGATCCGAAGGATGCGACCCGGTTCCATCGAAACTCATGAACAGGAGAAGTCAGTGGTGCAGTTTTATCAGCGCTCTAAATAA
- the LOC107391780 gene encoding afadin, translating to MPEMEEREELAKMIGEWNNNRLDLFEISQPDQNLEFHGVIRFYFEDHTEGNVATKCLRVCSNSPTREIVNMLSEKFRPDIKMWSSCYSLYEIHTNKERKLDLDEKPLMVQLSWNSNNREGRFVLKKEPDSLEESCNEREKGGVLQTFRRTLSRKGKKKEKPLSTGNMSEDESRSADLLWEAKEQSQILEALSGLPVRIQISGNAEEAFLSAVINDTNSSTVHFNLSPAYILYAVSRFVLQHQLNGSPPSTGNPHPVTSITSKMVAMTGKVIQRQQAMAGALAFWMANCSELLNFFKHDKDLNLLTQQSQLDLSHQVHTAYSFLLQCFHNELRKHLPTFLMDPEQHGTLPPGIEMVLNSLMNAMSLLRRCRVNPALSIQLFSQLFHFISAWLFNQLMDPESSTPGLRSHYWGSTLCQRLAPIDAWAERQGLELAADCHLGHIKQATTLLTMNKYSMQNAKDIQSTCFKLNSLQMRVLLTDYLYASNEPLIPPDLIDVVVRAAEASADNLIRGEGWDIHLEESFFLHLPFLLPEGGYSCNAMRGIPQGFYEFMEPICQKGLCSLAFQPESGGDWTVYFSEFAHSDQDTYLPAAHTQPEIETITLHKPLNSGMGISIVAAKAAGQDYLGIYIKSVVKGGPADVSGRLAAGDQLLRVDGHSLVGLSQERAAAIMMQTGPAVALQVAKFGASYHGLRGLLSGPTTKNTTEGGGGGDKLNSKRSMLYCGVNLGPSERPHEGSKSKKEQVMQRNRQLYRSNPNMTWDCCPEEGEESTDPDVKGNYSVSGSNLMCTDTYHREYLTLPNPKSKPVSERSRPQQTFRTFVSPSNGPSSAKRTLMRQAQSQEDVCMNSGGPLLDQNQNTRTQRDQILKQPLSLYSSFPIRSSVSAHDILSSHNEQDSCNSSAGVWRTPFKHQSAVTPSIQPKRIDIPITRAANPPLTTFQSSSARMGQTVKVSRPKQSPQYQESPTSATKKQPLPPILWQQHRSAASGEKAEKPQVSIPPTKHVSFKELPSQQKITSPRKQVCDPWKREAQEKLEKEQHVQAVELLEKEVQRLRAKERLTAEENDRLRRLNLEWQFQKRLQEVQSRGEEEEDEDLDMMVIQEKSSSGGGDNWEQKEGKKAEVNLFHEEDKAKIEQKAKLKYQMMTAEGNQDEKIRSVFAPERLSFRERQRLFTLESSA from the exons ATGCCAGAGATGGAAGAGCGAGAGGAATTGGCTAAAATGATCGGAGAGTGGAACAACAACAGACTGGACCTGTTTGAGATCAGCCAACCTGATCAG AATCTGGAGTTTCACGGTGTGATCCGCTTCTACTTTGAGGACCATACAGAGGGAAACGTCGCCACTAAATGTCTGCGTGTTTGCAGCAACTCTCCAACTCGAGAGATTGTTAATATGCTTTCAGAGAAATTCAGGCCAGATATAAAAATGTGGTCGAGTTGTTATTCTCTGTATGAAATCCACACAAATAAAG AGCGTAAATTGGATCTGGATGAAAAACCTTTGATGGTACAACTGAGCTGGAACTCCAATAACCGAGAAGGACGTTTTGTGCTCAAAAAGGAACCAGACAGTTTAGAG GAAAGCTGTAACGAGAGGGAGAAGGGAGGCGTTCTCCAAACCTTTCGGAGGACTTTGTCAAGAAAaggaaagaagaaagagaaaCCCCTTTCAACTGGAAACATGTCAGAGGACGAGAGCAG ATCGGCTGATCTGCTTTGGGAAGCAAAGGAACAGAGTCAGATTCTGGAGG CGTTGTCTGGATTACCAGTCAGAATTCAGATCAGTGGTAACG CTGAGGAGGCCTTCCTGTCAGCAGTCATAAATGACACcaacagctccaccgtacatttTAATCTCTCACCTGCGTACATCCTGTACGCAGTGAGCAGGTTTGTTCTGCAGCACCAGCTCAATGGAAGTCCTCCATCTACGGGGAACCCACACCCTGTGACATCCATCACAAGCAAAATGGTGGCCATGACAGGGAAGGTTATCCAG AGGCAGCAGGCGATGGCGGGTGCTCTTGCTTTCTGGATGGCCAACTGTTCAGAGTTGCTGAACTTCTTTAAACACGACAAAGACCTCAACCTGCTCACTCAGCAGAGTCAGCTGGACCTGTCCCACCAGGTGCACACGGCCTACAG CTTCCTGCTTCAATGCTTCCACAATGAGCTACGGAAACATCTACCAACTTTCCTGATGGATCCAGAGCAGCATGGCACCCTCCCACCTGGTATAG AAATGGTTTTGAACTCCTTGATGAATGCCATGTCCTTGTTGCGCCGCTGTCGGGTCAACCCTGCCCTCAGCATCCAGCTCTTCTCCCAGCTCTTCCATTTCATCAGTGCCTGGCTGTTTAACCAGCTCATGGACCCAGAAAGCAGCACTCCAGGCCTGCGCTCCCACTACTGGGGGTCCACTCTGTGTCAGAGGCTTGCACCCATTGACGCCTGGGCGGAGAGGCAGGGCCTGGAGCTGGCGGCTGACTGTCACCTGGGACACATCAAACAA GCAACCACACTTCTGACCATGAATAAGTACTCGATGCAGAACGCCAAGGACATCCAGAGCACCTGTTTCAAGTTGAACTCGCTGCAGATGCGGGTGTTGCTGACTGACTACCTCTATGCATCCAATGAGCCTCTCATCCCCCCT GACTTGATTGATGTTGTGGTAAGAGCTGCTGAGGCCTCTGCGGATAACCTGATTCGGGGTGAAGGATGGGACATCCATCTGGAGGAGAGCTTCTTCCTGCACCTGCCTTTCTTGCTGCCAGAGGGTGGATACTCTTGCAACGCCATGAGAGGAATCCCTCAAGGGTTTTATGAGTTTATGGAGCCGATTTGTCAGAAAG GTCTCTGTTCACTGGCGTTTCAGCCAGAGTCTGGAGGTGACTGGACGGTGTACTTCAGTGAGTTTGCACATTCTGACCAGGACACATACTTG CCAGCAGCACACACCCAGCCAGAGATTGAAACCATCACTTTACACAAACCTCTGAACAGTGGGATGGGGATTAGCATCGTAGCTGCCAAG GCAGCAGGCCAGGATTACCTGGGGATCTATATTAAATCCGTTGTCAAGGGAGGACCAGCTGACGTG AGTGGGAGGTTAGCAGCAGGAGATCAGCTGCTCAGAGTGGACGGTCACAGCCTGGTTGGACTCAGCCAAGAAAG GGCAGCAGCAATCATGATGCAAACGGGGCCTGCTGTGGCCTTACAAGTTGCAAAGTTTGGAGCGAGCTATCATGGTCTCCGGGGACTTCTGAGTGGACCAACTACTAAAAATACCACAG AAGGTGGTGGGGGTGGAGACAAGCTGAACAGTAAACGGTCCATGCTGTACTGTGGTGTGAATCTTGGCCCTTCAGAGCGGCCCCACGAAGGCAGCAAAAGTAAGAAGGAGCAGGTGATGCAGAGAAACAGACAACTGTACCGCTccaaccccaacatgacct GGGATTGTTGCCCAGAGGAGGGAGAAGAGTCTACCGACCCTGATGTGAAAGGAAACTATTCCGTCTCTGGTAGCAACCTGATGTGCACAGAT ACGTATCACAGGGAATATTTAACCCTTCCGAACCCTAAATCTAAGCCTGTTTCTGAACGGAGCCGACCACAGCAAACCTTCAGAACGTTTGTGAGTCCTTCAAATGGACCGAGCTCTGCTAAAAGAACCTTAATG CGGCAAGCCCAGTCACAGGAGGATGTGTGTATGAACAGTGGAGGCCCCCTGCTGGACCAAAACCAGAACACACGGACCCAGAGGGACCAGATTTTAAAGCAACCACTGAGCCTTTACTCATCTTTCCCAATTCGCTCAAGTGTTTCTGCTCATGACATTCTCTCCAGTCACAACGAGCAGGACAGCTGCAACAGTTCAGCTGGAGTTTGGAGAACTCCCTTTAAGCATCAGTCAGCAGTTACACCTTCAATCCAGCCCAAACGCATCGACATTCCCATCACCAGAGCAGCAAATCCTCCTCTCACTACCTTCCAGAGCTCTTCAGCGAGGATGGGCCAGACCGTTAAAGTCAGcagacccaaacaaagtcctcaATACCAAGAAAGTCCAACGTCTGCAACCAAGAAGCAGCCTCTGCCTCCAATTTTGTGGCAGCAGCATCGATCAGCTGCAAGCGGAGAAAAGGCAGAAAAACCCCAAGTGAGCATCCCTCCGACCAAGCACGTTTCCTTCAAAGAGCTGCCTTCTCAGCAAAAGATCACGAGTCCCAGGAAGCAAGTGTGTGATCCCTGGAAGAGGGAGGCCCAGGAGAAACTGGAGAAGGAGCAGCACGTTCAGGCCGTGGAGCTTCTGGAGAAGGAGGTGCAGCGGCTTCGAGCTAAAGAGAGACTGACAGCGGAGGAGAACGACAGACTCCGAAGGCTCAACCTGGAGTGGCAGTTTCAGAAGAGGCTGCAGGAGGTTCAGAGtagaggagaggaggaagaagatgaaGATTTGGATATGATGGTGATCCAG GAAAAGAGCAGCTCTGGAGGAGGGGACAACTGGGAAcaaaaagaaggaaagaaggcAGAGGTTAACCTCTTCCACGAAGAAGACAAAGCAAAGATTG AACAAAAAGCAAAACTGAAGTACCAAATGATGACAGCAGAAGG AAACCAGGACGAGAAAATCCGGAGTGTGTTTGCTCCGGAACGGCTCTCGTTCAGAGAGCGTCAGCGTCTCTTTACTCTGGAGTCAAGTGCTTAA
- the txlnbb gene encoding taxilin beta b has protein sequence MEACQESSTAPTGPEASPVEDHHIDLTEDLGQQLEDIISTYQAAPNPAEPEDTEVTAVKESDARKDQKLEKKMLKNLGKEAMLLMQSLNKLDTPEQKLEAIIKKHAELLEEHRSDQKQMKTLQKKLFQVVKEKDQLQSEHSRAVLARSKLEGLCRELQRHNKTLKEETLQRCREDDLKRKEITTHFQGTLSDIQAQIEEHSSRNTKLCQENGALAEKLKSLITQYDQREANLEKVFKHRDLKEKLLETKLKQANVLLQEAQEKHKLEKELLLKQTAEAKLQLKVLKEQELDMRSQLDMYSKKFDEFQGTVSKSNSVYSSFKQDMDKMAKKMKKLEKECLSWKTRFDSCNNSLIDMVADKAIKEKEFELLTIKIQKLESLCRALQEERKSLHEKVQGVQPDITTAEKTQNEDLKEKPAQSNTTPSSAGAQTVTTPLTRELAKLKTEQALLKEIAGPFTISHVLPTETRTDQSHELSEVILGSEEKHTEEKVHENENQEQRDLEIESVD, from the exons ATGGAGGCTTGTCAGGAGAGCAGCACTGCCCCCACCGGTCCCGAGGCATCTCCGGTCGAGGATCACCACATCGACCTGACAGAAGACCTGGGCCAACAGCTGGAGGACATCATTAGCACCTACCAGGCAGCCCCGAATCCAGCTGAGCCAGAGGACACAGAGGTCACAGCTGTCAAAGAGTCAGACGCCCGCAAGGACCAGAAGCTGGAGAAAAAAATGCTCAAAAATCTAG GAAAGGAGGCCATGCTGCTGATGCAGAGCCTGAACAAACTCGACACTCCAGAGCAGAAACTGGAGGCGATCATCAAGAAGCACGCTGAGCTG TTGGAGGAGCATCGCAGTGATCAGAAACAGATGAAGACTCTGCAGAAGAAGTTATTCCAAGTGGTGAAGGAGAAGGACCAGCTGCAGAGCGAGCACAGCAGGGCCGTGCTGGCTCGCAGCAAACTGGAGGGGCTCTGCAGGGAGCTGCAAAGACACAACAAGACGTTAAAG GAGGAAACCCTTCAGAGGTGCAGAGAGGACGACCTCAAGAGGAAGGAGATTACCACTCATTTCCAGGGAACGCTCAGTGACATCCAAGCCCAAATTGAGGAACACAGCAGCCGCAACACCAAGCTCTGTCAGGAGAACGGCGCCCTGGCAGAAAAACTCAAGTCGCTCATTACACAATACGACCAGCGGGAGGCG AACCTGGAGAAGGTTTTCAAGCACCGAGACCTGAAGGAGAAGCTGCTGGAGACCAAGCTCAAGCAGGCCAATGTGCTCCTGCAGGAGGCCCAAGAGAAGCACAAGTTGGAAAAAGAGCTC CTGCTCAAACAGACAGCAGAGGCTAAGCTGCAGCTGAAGGTCCTGAAGGAGCAAGAACTCGATATGAGGAGCCAG CTCGACATGTACTCCAAGAAGTTTGATGAATTCCAAGGCACGGTGTCGAAGAGCAACAGCGTCTACAGCAGCTTCAAACAGGACATGGACAAA atggCAAAGAAAATGAAAAAGCTGGAGAAAGAGTGTCTGTCATGGAAGACTCGCTTTGATTCCTGCAACAACAGCCTCATTGACATGGTGGCAGAT AAAGCAATCAAAGAAAAGGAGTTTGAGCTTCTCACCATCAAAATCCAGAAGCTGGAGAGTTTGTGCAGGGCCCTGCAAGAAGAACGAAAGAGCCTACATGAGAAGGTGCAGGGAGTCCAACCAGACATTACCACCGCTGAGAAAACACAGAATGAAGACCTGAAAGAGAAGCCAGCTCAGAGCAACACAACTCCTTCTTCTGCTGGAGCACAGACGGTCACAACTCCACTGACCCGGGAACTGGCTAAACTGAAGACTGAGCAGGCCCTCCTGAAGGAAATCGCCGGTCCTTTTACAATCTCTCATGTTTTACCTACAGAAACGAGAACAGACCAATCACATGAACTCTCTGAGGTCATCCTGGGGTCAGAGGAGAagcacacagaagaaaaagtccaTGAGAATGAAAATCAGGAACAGAGAGATCTGGAGATAGAGTCAGTTGATTAA